In one Brevibacterium sp. CBA3109 genomic region, the following are encoded:
- a CDS encoding VOC family protein: MSRAVQITFDCHDPIKLATFWAETLGYVIPGPPGVRLDAGDDPFAAWHEFISGLGMNMKPEDFRAAIEDPQGRGPRVFFQIVPEGKAVKNRVHLDVRAAPGLQNQERMQALEDECRRLQDLGAQRLERVDPNPPMETGFIVMADPEGNEFCLD, encoded by the coding sequence ATGAGCCGAGCAGTTCAGATCACCTTCGATTGCCACGACCCGATCAAGCTGGCCACCTTCTGGGCAGAGACGCTCGGATATGTCATCCCTGGCCCACCTGGCGTCAGGCTGGACGCCGGCGATGATCCTTTTGCCGCATGGCACGAATTCATCTCGGGTCTGGGCATGAATATGAAGCCGGAGGACTTCCGTGCTGCGATCGAGGATCCGCAAGGACGCGGCCCCCGAGTATTCTTTCAGATCGTGCCTGAAGGCAAAGCCGTCAAGAACAGAGTCCATCTCGATGTGCGCGCGGCTCCCGGGCTGCAGAATCAGGAACGGATGCAAGCGCTGGAAGACGAATGTCGCCGCTTGCAGGACCTAGGTGCACAGCGACTCGAGCGGGTTGATCCCAACCCGCCGATGGAGACTGGATTCATCGTCATGGCCGACCCTGAGGGAAACGAGTTCTGCCTCGACTGA
- a CDS encoding PepSY domain-containing protein yields MKTQRWATRAAAGTMILAFALAGCSNHESGEDQTSGAEDQASEAAESQSESGDDTESGGDDASSDDGAEDAKSQDSIASSSSGLASDADLSKESPSVTPKDAIATAKKEGKDGTVHGIELDFDERDKAWQYEVTIINTTTDFDVEIDAETGDVVDVEKDSTDDKEKAIDLNDPMTFDEALTLAQDKASGRLEGWKLESDDGRIEYQFDFDDKGQEIEVSVDVESKNVTVDD; encoded by the coding sequence ATGAAGACACAGAGATGGGCCACGCGGGCCGCTGCCGGGACCATGATTCTGGCCTTCGCCCTCGCCGGCTGTTCGAATCACGAGTCAGGCGAGGATCAGACCTCGGGGGCCGAGGACCAGGCCTCGGAGGCAGCCGAGTCTCAGAGCGAATCAGGCGACGACACCGAATCTGGCGGCGACGACGCCAGCAGCGATGACGGCGCTGAAGATGCGAAGTCGCAGGACTCGATAGCATCCAGCTCCTCAGGGTTGGCCAGTGACGCCGATCTGAGCAAGGAATCACCATCGGTGACCCCCAAGGATGCCATTGCCACCGCGAAGAAGGAAGGAAAGGACGGCACCGTACACGGCATCGAACTCGACTTCGACGAACGCGACAAAGCATGGCAGTACGAGGTCACGATCATCAACACCACCACTGACTTCGACGTCGAAATCGACGCTGAGACCGGTGACGTCGTCGACGTGGAGAAGGACTCCACGGACGACAAGGAGAAGGCCATCGACCTGAACGACCCGATGACCTTCGACGAGGCGCTCACACTCGCCCAGGACAAGGCCTCGGGTCGACTCGAAGGGTGGAAGCTGGAATCAGACGATGGTCGTATCGAATACCAGTTTGATTTTGATGACAAGGGCCAAGAGATCGAGGTCTCCGTCGACGTCGAATCGAAGAATGTCACCGTCGACGACTGA
- a CDS encoding thymidine kinase — protein sequence MHPVASPRPSGRLEVIAGPMFSGKSEELMRRVRRAKIAGVNVLVLSHSLDTRSDLSAITSHDGINIPAVPVGDVRSLGEVARAEDYDLVAIDEAQFFGPDLVPTVFEFVERGATVIVEGLCVTFDGEPFEPMPTFMAVAEDVLKLTAVCTICGRDAVFHQRVGTPGLTAEGSEPRATDIDASHIGGLDSYVARCREHFAPTPEKRMVPIV from the coding sequence ATGCACCCAGTAGCTTCGCCACGGCCGTCGGGGCGTCTCGAGGTCATCGCCGGCCCCATGTTCTCCGGCAAGTCCGAGGAGCTCATGCGCCGAGTCCGGCGAGCAAAGATCGCTGGTGTCAACGTCCTCGTCCTCAGCCACTCTCTCGACACCCGTTCCGATCTCTCGGCGATCACCTCTCACGACGGGATCAACATTCCCGCCGTGCCCGTCGGTGACGTCAGGTCCCTCGGCGAGGTGGCTCGCGCAGAGGATTATGATCTGGTGGCCATCGATGAGGCCCAGTTCTTCGGGCCTGACCTGGTGCCGACCGTATTCGAATTCGTGGAACGTGGTGCCACCGTCATCGTCGAAGGGCTGTGCGTGACGTTTGACGGCGAGCCCTTCGAGCCGATGCCGACATTCATGGCCGTAGCCGAGGACGTCCTCAAACTGACTGCGGTGTGCACGATCTGCGGCAGGGATGCCGTCTTCCACCAACGTGTGGGCACGCCCGGCCTCACGGCTGAGGGCTCGGAACCCCGTGCCACAGACATCGATGCCAGCCATATCGGGGGTCTTGATTCCTATGTCGCACGCTGCCGGGAGCATTTCGCTCCGACGCCTGAGAAGCGAATGGTCCCGATCGTGTAA
- a CDS encoding mismatch-specific DNA-glycosylase, with product MIEENFISSRRPSPLGGRKPTKGDLAEFANDNPDAIDDVLPERPGELSMLIVGINPGLWTAAVNAPFARPGNRFWPSLHQAGLTDHLVDASLGLAAEDEAALLARGIGITNLVGRATARADELDKQELRDGAARLVRRLDVIRPRVVAVAGITSFRIGYLQPKAHLGKQDTSLIDGWPEEIALHVVPQPSGLNAHYQVPDLARIWRGVWESIKD from the coding sequence GTGATTGAGGAAAATTTCATCAGCTCCCGGCGACCGTCGCCCTTAGGCGGACGAAAGCCGACGAAGGGCGACCTCGCTGAGTTCGCCAATGACAATCCCGACGCCATCGATGATGTCCTCCCCGAGCGCCCGGGTGAGCTGTCGATGCTCATCGTCGGAATCAACCCGGGCCTGTGGACGGCCGCGGTCAATGCGCCCTTCGCCCGACCGGGCAACCGCTTCTGGCCGTCTCTGCATCAGGCGGGTCTGACCGATCATCTTGTCGATGCCTCCTTGGGGCTCGCCGCCGAAGACGAGGCAGCGCTGCTGGCACGCGGCATCGGCATCACCAACCTCGTCGGACGAGCCACGGCGCGGGCTGATGAGCTGGACAAGCAGGAGCTGCGCGACGGTGCGGCCAGGCTTGTCCGCCGACTCGACGTCATCCGCCCTCGGGTGGTCGCGGTCGCTGGGATCACTTCGTTCCGGATCGGATACCTACAGCCCAAGGCTCACCTCGGCAAACAGGACACGTCTCTCATCGATGGCTGGCCCGAGGAGATCGCGCTTCATGTCGTGCCTCAGCCCAGCGGCCTCAATGCCCATTATCAGGTTCCGGACCTGGCCCGGATCTGGCGTGGGGTGTGGGAGAGCATCAAGGACTGA
- a CDS encoding SRPBCC family protein: MTYEHGQQPHQHVRTHAGESAPFHFENRWRVNARLADVWSVLSEIESWPQWWPGLPVAVPADDEIVPGSRADIQVDSPIGVTLSFGIELQDTDPPNFVMFSAAGDLRGTGVWSLQQTGPITTISSVWCVTTRRMSIRMMRPVATWMHSRVMSAGHHGLVARLNRLTS; encoded by the coding sequence ATGACCTACGAACACGGGCAGCAGCCTCATCAGCACGTGCGAACGCACGCCGGCGAGTCCGCACCCTTCCACTTCGAGAACAGGTGGAGGGTCAATGCTCGTCTGGCAGACGTATGGTCCGTGCTCTCCGAAATCGAGTCGTGGCCGCAGTGGTGGCCGGGCCTGCCAGTCGCGGTACCCGCCGATGACGAGATCGTGCCCGGAAGCCGCGCCGACATTCAGGTCGACAGCCCGATCGGTGTGACGTTGAGTTTCGGCATCGAACTTCAGGACACAGACCCGCCGAACTTCGTGATGTTCTCCGCCGCCGGCGACCTGAGAGGGACCGGTGTGTGGTCGCTGCAGCAGACGGGCCCGATTACCACGATCAGCTCCGTGTGGTGCGTGACCACCCGGCGCATGTCCATTCGCATGATGCGTCCCGTGGCAACGTGGATGCACTCACGTGTGATGAGCGCCGGGCACCACGGTTTGGTCGCACGACTCAACCGTCTCACGTCCTGA
- the moeB gene encoding molybdopterin-synthase adenylyltransferase MoeB, with product MNAANNPGPLVEPTDSLSPRELDRYARHLSLPGIGVEGQRRLRAASALVVGAGGLGAPVLHYLAAAGIGSITIIDDDVVEASNLQRQVLHREADIGRAKVDSARDALLRLDPLLEVRTVEERLSPDNALELFRAHDLVLDGADNFATRYLSNDAAELTGTPLIWGTIFRFAGQVSTFVPGHGPLLRDLFPDIPEADSVPNCADGGVLGVLCGTIGSAMATEAVKLICGIGTPLIGRLLRYDALESDYSTLRFSPDPDREPVTDLAEVTLACAADRFEPDDDGADREDEISVDEYLADPSPSLLIDVRAGWERQLAAIPGSVHLPLCVLQVKGWKALETVSELNSANIVIHCKSGARSAQTVQLLRDAAPESVRLRSLTGGIDAWSASGRETVESCDQTVVPGAHHT from the coding sequence ATGAACGCGGCGAACAATCCGGGTCCGCTGGTCGAACCGACCGATTCTCTGAGCCCGCGGGAACTCGACCGCTACGCCAGGCATCTGAGCTTGCCGGGGATCGGAGTCGAGGGACAGCGCAGACTCCGGGCCGCCTCGGCGCTGGTCGTCGGTGCGGGAGGTTTGGGGGCACCGGTCCTGCACTATCTGGCCGCGGCCGGGATCGGCTCGATCACGATCATCGACGATGATGTGGTCGAAGCTTCGAACCTGCAGCGCCAGGTCCTTCACCGCGAGGCTGATATCGGGCGGGCCAAGGTCGATTCCGCCCGTGATGCCCTGCTGCGTCTCGATCCGCTGCTCGAGGTCCGTACCGTCGAGGAGCGGTTGAGTCCCGACAATGCGCTCGAGTTGTTTCGTGCCCATGATCTGGTCCTCGACGGTGCAGACAATTTCGCGACCCGGTACCTGTCCAATGATGCGGCCGAACTCACCGGCACCCCACTCATCTGGGGCACGATCTTTCGCTTCGCCGGTCAGGTGAGCACCTTCGTTCCCGGGCATGGGCCGCTGCTGCGCGACCTGTTTCCCGACATCCCCGAGGCCGACTCCGTACCCAACTGTGCCGACGGCGGTGTGCTCGGGGTGCTGTGCGGCACCATCGGTTCGGCGATGGCCACGGAGGCTGTGAAACTCATCTGCGGCATCGGCACACCGCTGATCGGTCGCCTTCTGCGCTATGACGCACTGGAGTCCGACTACTCCACGCTGAGGTTCTCACCCGACCCTGACCGCGAACCGGTCACCGACCTCGCCGAGGTGACGCTGGCCTGTGCCGCTGACCGTTTTGAACCAGACGATGACGGTGCAGATCGGGAGGACGAGATCAGTGTCGACGAGTATCTGGCTGATCCTTCCCCCAGCCTCCTCATCGATGTGCGTGCCGGATGGGAGCGGCAGCTGGCGGCTATACCCGGATCCGTCCACCTGCCGCTGTGCGTGCTGCAGGTTAAGGGGTGGAAGGCGCTAGAAACGGTGTCTGAACTGAACTCTGCCAACATCGTCATCCACTGCAAGTCGGGGGCTCGCTCCGCTCAGACCGTGCAGCTGCTGCGCGACGCGGCACCGGAGTCCGTGCGTCTGAGGTCCTTGACCGGCGGCATCGATGCCTGGTCAGCTTCAGGACGTGAGACGGTTGAGTCGTGCGACCAAACCGTGGTGCCCGGCGCTCATCACACGTGA
- a CDS encoding thiazole synthase, translating to MSWNVDEVTLNSRLVMGTGGARSLSILEQALDASGTELTTVALRRYDGHARDSVFALLQRLGIRILPNTAGCYTARDAVLTAQLAREALETNWVKLEVIADEETLLPDPVELFRAAEELVLDGFTVFAYTNDDPALAKRLEDAGVAVVMPAGAPIGSGLGILNPHNIDTIVTRAHVPVILDAGIGTASDAALAMELGCTAVLLASAVTRAHDASSMARAMSLAVESGHLAAHAGRIPKRPLALASSTFDGMVTPA from the coding sequence ATGAGCTGGAACGTCGACGAGGTGACCCTGAACTCACGGCTCGTCATGGGCACCGGTGGCGCACGTTCGCTGAGCATCCTCGAACAGGCCCTGGACGCATCGGGCACCGAGCTTACGACCGTGGCACTGCGCCGCTACGACGGTCATGCCCGGGACTCGGTCTTCGCCCTGCTGCAGCGACTCGGTATCCGCATCCTGCCCAACACTGCCGGGTGCTACACGGCCAGGGATGCTGTGCTGACTGCTCAGTTGGCTCGGGAGGCGCTCGAGACGAACTGGGTGAAACTCGAGGTCATCGCCGATGAGGAGACGTTGCTGCCCGATCCGGTGGAGCTGTTCCGGGCGGCGGAGGAACTCGTCCTCGACGGTTTCACGGTCTTCGCCTACACGAACGACGATCCGGCCCTGGCCAAGAGGCTTGAGGATGCCGGGGTCGCGGTGGTCATGCCCGCAGGTGCTCCGATCGGCAGCGGGCTGGGTATCCTCAACCCTCACAACATCGACACGATCGTCACCCGCGCCCACGTGCCTGTGATCCTTGATGCCGGCATCGGCACCGCCTCCGATGCGGCTTTGGCGATGGAGCTGGGCTGCACCGCTGTCCTTTTGGCCTCTGCGGTGACCCGGGCGCATGATGCCAGCTCCATGGCTCGGGCGATGTCCCTTGCCGTGGAGTCGGGTCACCTGGCCGCCCACGCCGGGCGCATCCCGAAACGACCGTTGGCCCTAGCCTCGTCGACCTTCGACGGGATGGTGACCCCGGCATGA
- the thiS gene encoding sulfur carrier protein ThiS translates to MTETITITLNGEAHALAGPTTARDLVSGIIDKDIAADGTPVDGSRLGIAVAVDGEVIRRGQWSHFTLAQGHSVDIVTAVQGG, encoded by the coding sequence GTGACCGAGACAATCACCATTACGCTCAATGGCGAGGCCCACGCACTCGCCGGACCCACCACGGCCAGAGACCTCGTCTCCGGCATCATCGACAAGGACATCGCTGCCGACGGCACCCCCGTCGACGGCAGCCGACTGGGCATCGCCGTCGCCGTTGACGGTGAGGTGATCAGGCGCGGACAGTGGTCGCACTTCACCCTGGCCCAGGGACACAGTGTCGACATCGTCACCGCAGTGCAGGGAGGCTGA
- the thiO gene encoding glycine oxidase ThiO produces the protein MHVIVVGAGIIGLSTAWNLVRRGVRVTIVDPAPATGASHAAAGMLAPAAEVVWGQSPLYPLMRASADLYPGFTADLAAASGRDLGYSSTETFVCAGDRADLASLRELMNLQRSAGFDVSLIAGSQARSREPSLAPGVSGAVTIPGDHSIDPRRVTGALTAVLSDDIVRTRVNALINAEGRTVGVEAEDGTRLTADQVIVAAGSSCNDISGLPMLPLRQVWGEVIRLRVPEALTPLLTRTIRGLVHARPVYIVPRPDGELVLGATSREDGRSGTNAGGVHQLLHDAERLVPAILDCEITDITTRARPGSPDDVPIIGRIDPGCVVSTGFFRHGILLAPLGAGLTADLAIGADTAWAPSGSLAAVGPERFGSQNPPTTAPATEHTVLIQQPAGSHP, from the coding sequence ATGCACGTCATTGTTGTTGGCGCCGGAATCATCGGCTTGTCCACTGCCTGGAATCTGGTCCGTCGCGGTGTGAGGGTCACCATCGTCGATCCTGCTCCCGCTACGGGTGCCTCCCATGCGGCGGCGGGGATGCTGGCACCGGCCGCCGAGGTGGTGTGGGGGCAGTCTCCCCTGTACCCGCTCATGCGTGCCTCGGCCGATCTCTACCCGGGCTTCACCGCCGACCTGGCTGCCGCTTCCGGTCGTGACCTCGGGTACTCGAGCACCGAGACGTTCGTCTGTGCCGGTGATCGGGCCGACCTCGCTTCGCTGCGTGAACTCATGAACCTGCAGCGCTCTGCCGGTTTCGACGTCTCCCTCATCGCCGGGTCCCAGGCCCGGAGCCGGGAACCGTCTCTGGCTCCCGGGGTAAGCGGGGCGGTGACGATCCCCGGAGATCATTCGATCGATCCCCGTCGGGTCACCGGTGCACTGACAGCGGTGCTGAGCGACGACATCGTCCGGACGCGCGTCAACGCTCTGATCAATGCGGAGGGACGGACCGTCGGCGTCGAGGCCGAGGATGGGACGAGGCTCACCGCTGATCAGGTCATCGTCGCCGCGGGCAGCTCCTGCAATGACATCTCGGGCTTGCCGATGCTGCCTCTGCGCCAAGTGTGGGGTGAGGTGATCAGGCTCCGGGTACCCGAGGCCCTGACACCGCTGCTGACTCGCACGATCCGCGGTCTGGTCCATGCCCGGCCTGTCTACATCGTGCCTCGCCCCGACGGTGAGCTCGTCCTCGGTGCCACGAGCCGTGAGGACGGTCGGTCGGGGACCAACGCAGGAGGCGTCCACCAGCTGCTTCATGATGCAGAACGTCTCGTTCCGGCCATCCTCGATTGCGAGATCACCGACATCACCACCCGCGCCAGGCCGGGCTCACCCGATGACGTGCCGATCATCGGACGCATCGATCCCGGCTGCGTGGTGTCCACCGGCTTCTTCCGGCACGGCATCCTCCTCGCCCCACTGGGTGCGGGCCTCACCGCCGACCTTGCCATCGGAGCCGACACTGCGTGGGCGCCATCGGGGTCCCTGGCCGCGGTGGGACCAGAACGCTTCGGCTCACAGAACCCACCGACCACCGCACCGGCCACAGAGCACACCGTTTTGATCCAGCAACCAGCAGGGAGCCATCCGTGA
- the thiE gene encoding thiamine phosphate synthase has product MTMDTAVRDTDRATRLARVRDARLYVCTDSRSAQGDLPEFLDAAYAGGVDIIQLRDKGLEARAEIEALEVLRDAAHRHSKLFSVNDRADVALLVGADVFHVGQGDLTSTQARAVLGPDVILGRSTHSIDQALAAEADPEIDYFCLGPVWETPTKPGRPAIGTDPLRALAATARKPWFAIGGICAGERLAKVKATGAQRIVVVRAVTAADDPAAAAAELKEAL; this is encoded by the coding sequence ATGACAATGGACACCGCAGTCCGAGACACAGACAGAGCCACCCGACTCGCCCGAGTTCGCGATGCCAGGCTCTACGTCTGCACCGATTCCCGCAGCGCGCAGGGTGACCTTCCCGAGTTCCTTGATGCCGCTTACGCCGGTGGTGTCGACATCATCCAGCTGCGCGACAAGGGCCTCGAAGCCCGCGCCGAGATCGAAGCACTCGAAGTGCTCAGGGACGCAGCCCACCGTCATTCGAAACTGTTCTCCGTCAATGATCGCGCGGACGTGGCGCTGCTCGTCGGCGCCGATGTCTTCCACGTCGGGCAGGGAGATCTCACCAGCACGCAGGCCCGCGCGGTCCTCGGCCCGGATGTGATCCTGGGCCGCTCGACCCATTCCATCGACCAGGCGCTCGCCGCCGAGGCAGACCCCGAGATCGACTATTTCTGCTTGGGCCCCGTGTGGGAGACCCCGACCAAACCCGGCAGGCCAGCCATCGGCACTGACCCCCTGCGTGCGCTCGCCGCCACCGCGAGAAAGCCCTGGTTCGCGATCGGCGGGATCTGCGCAGGCGAGCGCCTCGCGAAGGTGAAGGCCACGGGCGCGCAGCGCATCGTCGTCGTCCGTGCGGTGACCGCAGCAGATGATCCCGCGGCCGCGGCCGCGGAACTCAAAGAGGCATTATGA
- a CDS encoding 2-dehydropantoate 2-reductase: protein MGEHAVKILIAGAGATGGAFGTRLFEADRDVTFLVRPARAETMRAEGLRFVSPGEDRTNHIPVLTAAELATADGPGSTRFDLVIVAVKANGLESIIDDIRPAVGEGTRILPFLNGMAQIDRLVEEFPGQVLGGLVKIVGTVEDGVVHQMTDMAIMTIGELGGGAVPEPVAQTLDVPGCRLQIIDEITDALWEKWIFIAAAGVVTCLFRAPVGAIMAVGGRPQVIWIVDELEAVAAAGGHPVSAKARDMTLSMLTAEGSSFTSSLYRDVTSGLPSETEHILGHLASTAADLSVETPLLDLTLVQLRAGESLRQS from the coding sequence ATGGGAGAGCACGCAGTGAAGATACTCATCGCCGGAGCCGGCGCGACCGGCGGGGCATTCGGCACCCGCCTGTTCGAAGCAGACCGAGATGTGACATTCCTCGTCCGGCCTGCCCGAGCAGAGACGATGCGTGCCGAGGGCCTGCGATTCGTGTCTCCCGGGGAGGACCGGACGAACCACATTCCCGTCCTCACTGCGGCGGAGTTGGCCACTGCCGATGGACCAGGCTCCACTCGTTTCGATCTTGTGATCGTGGCGGTCAAAGCCAACGGGTTGGAGTCGATCATCGATGACATCAGACCCGCCGTGGGTGAGGGCACACGCATCCTTCCGTTCCTCAACGGCATGGCTCAGATCGACCGGCTGGTTGAGGAGTTCCCCGGCCAGGTGCTCGGCGGTCTGGTCAAGATCGTGGGAACGGTCGAGGACGGCGTCGTCCACCAGATGACAGACATGGCGATCATGACCATCGGTGAACTCGGCGGGGGAGCAGTTCCAGAACCCGTTGCTCAGACTCTTGATGTCCCTGGCTGCAGACTGCAGATCATCGACGAAATCACGGACGCACTGTGGGAGAAATGGATCTTCATCGCCGCTGCCGGAGTCGTCACCTGCCTGTTCCGGGCCCCGGTCGGCGCAATCATGGCAGTCGGGGGCCGGCCGCAGGTCATCTGGATCGTCGACGAGCTCGAAGCCGTTGCGGCTGCCGGGGGTCACCCGGTCTCGGCCAAAGCCAGGGACATGACACTGTCCATGCTCACCGCCGAGGGCTCCTCATTCACCTCATCGCTCTACCGTGACGTGACTTCGGGACTGCCCAGCGAAACCGAGCACATCCTCGGTCATTTGGCGAGCACGGCTGCTGACCTCAGCGTGGAGACGCCCCTGCTCGACCTCACACTTGTGCAGCTGCGGGCTGGGGAATCGCTGCGACAGAGCTGA
- a CDS encoding histone deacetylase, translated as MMKEISQAVVWYVSYGSNMHRDRLACYLQGGRPPGAFVTYPGARNTGPPLAEMGIELPGSIYFAGSSTVWGGGGMAFYDHRVPGPTPAKAYLITAEQFADVADQEMNRPPSSANPLEALACELPVGSAHSVGPGKYETLLVLDRRDSIPMVTFTAPHGSDAVTHTVPGEPYLTMLRLGAEEVSSVAAIPQPAAAQV; from the coding sequence ATGATGAAAGAGATATCTCAAGCAGTCGTGTGGTATGTCAGCTACGGTTCGAACATGCATCGTGACAGGCTCGCCTGTTACCTGCAGGGCGGCCGTCCCCCAGGTGCATTCGTCACCTATCCCGGCGCAAGGAACACCGGTCCGCCGTTGGCAGAGATGGGCATCGAACTTCCCGGATCCATCTACTTCGCTGGCAGCTCCACCGTGTGGGGCGGCGGAGGAATGGCCTTCTACGACCATCGTGTACCGGGCCCCACACCTGCAAAGGCATATCTCATCACTGCCGAACAATTCGCCGATGTCGCCGATCAGGAGATGAATCGGCCACCCTCATCTGCCAATCCGCTGGAGGCGCTGGCCTGCGAACTTCCCGTCGGCTCTGCCCATTCCGTCGGACCAGGCAAATACGAGACTCTTCTGGTCCTCGACCGCAGAGATTCGATCCCGATGGTGACGTTCACGGCTCCGCACGGATCCGATGCAGTCACCCACACCGTCCCCGGTGAACCGTATCTGACAATGCTGCGCCTCGGCGCCGAGGAAGTCAGCTCTGTCGCAGCGATTCCCCAGCCCGCAGCTGCACAAGTGTGA
- a CDS encoding alpha-hydroxy acid oxidase, translated as MKRQLPDVKELAPLLQFGLPRLDRVAARLDSAADIWDLRRIAKRVTPTAPFDYVDGGALDEYTLRKNRQVFADVELLPRILHGVDAPNTSTTIAGQHTALPFGIAPTGYTRMMHSEGETGGVRAATKAGIPFSLSTMGTRSIEEVAQAAPGSTRWFQLYLWKDRERSLDLLQRAQASGYETLLVTVDTPITGQRLRDHRNGLSIPPKLTLKTILDASYRPGWWFNFLTTEPPKYASLSNTSQSLAEMTRTMFDPTLDLDDLKWIREQWKGSLFVKGVLTADDASRARSIGADGLVVSNHGGRQLDRAPDSLTALAEVRAEVGEDMELVLDSGIMSGTDVVAALCAGADFVLIGRAYLYGLMAGGQRGVEKAIDLIRAEIRTSMGLMGSRTVSDLGPHLARGLPTVPGLPADIAGKRLTPGAGA; from the coding sequence ATGAAACGGCAGCTGCCCGACGTGAAAGAACTCGCCCCTCTCCTGCAGTTCGGTCTGCCCAGGCTCGACCGAGTGGCTGCGCGGCTCGACTCCGCTGCTGATATCTGGGACCTGCGTCGTATCGCGAAGCGGGTGACCCCCACAGCTCCCTTCGACTACGTCGACGGCGGGGCACTCGATGAGTACACGCTGCGCAAGAATCGTCAGGTCTTCGCCGATGTCGAACTCCTCCCACGGATTCTGCACGGGGTCGACGCTCCGAACACATCGACGACGATCGCCGGTCAGCACACAGCGCTGCCATTCGGCATCGCCCCGACCGGCTACACGCGGATGATGCATTCCGAAGGTGAGACAGGGGGAGTCAGGGCGGCGACGAAGGCCGGCATTCCCTTCTCCCTGTCAACGATGGGCACGCGGTCCATTGAAGAGGTCGCGCAGGCGGCACCGGGATCCACGCGGTGGTTCCAGCTCTACCTGTGGAAGGACCGCGAGCGCAGCCTCGACCTGCTTCAACGAGCCCAAGCCAGCGGGTATGAGACTCTTCTCGTCACCGTCGACACCCCGATCACCGGACAGCGTCTGCGCGATCACCGCAATGGACTCTCTATCCCGCCGAAGCTGACCCTGAAGACCATTCTCGACGCCTCCTATCGTCCCGGCTGGTGGTTCAACTTCCTCACCACCGAACCACCGAAATATGCCTCCTTGTCGAATACCTCGCAGTCCCTGGCCGAGATGACGCGGACCATGTTCGATCCGACCCTCGACCTTGATGACCTCAAATGGATCCGCGAGCAGTGGAAGGGCTCACTCTTCGTCAAGGGAGTCCTCACCGCCGACGATGCCAGCCGAGCCCGGTCCATCGGTGCCGACGGTCTGGTCGTGTCCAACCACGGAGGACGCCAGCTCGATCGCGCACCCGATTCCCTGACTGCACTGGCAGAGGTGCGAGCGGAGGTCGGAGAAGATATGGAGCTCGTCCTCGACTCCGGAATCATGTCCGGTACCGACGTCGTGGCCGCGCTGTGCGCCGGAGCGGACTTCGTGCTCATCGGCCGGGCCTATCTCTACGGCCTCATGGCCGGCGGGCAGCGTGGCGTGGAGAAGGCCATCGACCTCATCCGGGCCGAGATACGAACTTCCATGGGCCTGATGGGCTCCCGAACTGTCTCCGACCTCGGGCCCCACCTCGCCAGGGGACTGCCAACGGTCCCCGGCTTGCCCGCTGATATCGCAGGGAAGCGCCTCACGCCTGGAGCAGGCGCTTGA
- a CDS encoding TetR/AcrR family transcriptional regulator yields the protein MSASAFARMSITKRQALILAAAKEFASSPFEQASLNGIISGAGMSKSSFYHVIDSKESLLSLVVDELREQARKDWTPPEPPDFIPDFWATAARVFDDVLRVWPTSQALGLLWRIVHANRADPSVSSLEYSYRKWISSVLGIGRETGAIDADCPADLQALAAATMLAAFDEWALHQTEGGSRTGDGLESAAGQQFRLLKRLLQA from the coding sequence ATGTCGGCTTCTGCCTTCGCACGTATGTCGATCACCAAACGGCAGGCGTTGATCCTCGCTGCCGCGAAAGAATTCGCCTCCAGCCCCTTCGAACAGGCCTCCCTCAACGGCATCATCTCCGGAGCTGGGATGAGCAAGAGCTCCTTCTACCACGTCATCGACTCCAAGGAGTCCTTGTTGTCGCTGGTCGTCGATGAGCTTCGCGAGCAAGCGAGGAAAGATTGGACTCCCCCGGAACCGCCGGACTTCATCCCGGACTTCTGGGCGACTGCGGCACGCGTGTTCGATGATGTGCTGCGTGTCTGGCCGACGAGTCAAGCACTAGGACTGCTGTGGCGGATCGTGCATGCCAATCGTGCCGATCCCAGCGTCAGCAGTCTTGAGTACAGCTACAGGAAGTGGATCTCGTCGGTGCTGGGCATCGGGCGAGAGACTGGTGCGATCGATGCGGACTGCCCGGCGGACCTCCAGGCCCTGGCGGCCGCGACAATGCTGGCGGCCTTCGACGAATGGGCGCTGCACCAGACCGAGGGCGGCAGCCGAACCGGCGACGGCCTGGAGTCCGCCGCCGGTCAGCAGTTCCGTCTGCTCAAGCGCCTGCTCCAGGCGTGA